The DNA sequence GATGAAGTGGGCAAGGCACATTCGGTATCCATGTCCCCCAAGGACGCTCCCTCGATGATCGCGATGATGCACACGGGCAAGGTGTTCGGAGAGTTCGACTCCGACAGCTCCGTCATGATCGTGCTCGAGGGCAAGCAGGACCTGGCAGATGAGGCACACCGCTTCTACGACGAGATCATCAAGAAGCTGAAGGCCGATCCGACCCACGTGCAGCACATCTCCGACTACTGGGGAGACCCGCTCACCGCCTCCGGCGCCCAGAGTGCCGACGGGAAATCCGCCTACGTTCAGGTGAACCTGGCCGGTGACCAGGGCACAACCTTGGCGAACGAATCCGTCGATGCCGTCCGCAAGATCATCGCCGAGACGCCCGGCCCCGATGGTGTGCAGGCGTATGTCACCGGCGGAACAGCCGCGAGCGCCGACACGGGAACGGCCGGCAACAAGAGCATGCAGAAGACCACGCTCATCGCGGTAGGCGTCGTCGTCGTGATGCTGCTCTTCGTATACCGCTCGGTGATAACCATGTTTCTGGCGCTGGTGGTCGTCGGGGTGGAACTGATGGCGGGCCAGGGAGTGGTCGCGACATTGGGCAATCTCAATGTGATCGGGCTGTCGACCTACGCCGTCAGCATGGTCACGATGCTGGGCATCGCCGCAGGCACCGACTACGTGATCTTCCTGCTGGGCCGATATCACGAAGCACGCCAGTCCGGAGAAGACCGCGAGGAGGCCTTCTATACCGCGTATTCCGGTGTGTCACACGTGATCTTGGGATCTGGGTTGACCATCGTCGGCGCGACGCTGTGCCTGAGCTTGACGCGCCTGCCACTCTTCCGGTCCATGGGTGTGCCCTGTGCGCTGGTCATTTTCGTCATTGTCGCGGCGGCACTCACCCTGGCTCCCGCGGTGCTGGCGATCGGTAGCCGCTTCGGTCTGTTCGAGCCCAAACGCAAGCACGACGAGCGCAGCTGGCGGCGTATCGGCGCCGCGGTGGTGCGCTGGCCGGGGCCGATTCTCATTGTGACCATTGGGATTGCACTCATCGGGCTACTCACCCTGCCGGGATACACCCCGGGTTATGACGACCGTCAGTACATGCCGGACAACGTGCCCTCGAAAGTCGGCTATGCGGCTGCGGAACGGCACTTCTCCCCGGCCAGGATGAACCCCGAAATGCTGATGATCGAAGCGGATCACGACATGCGCAACCCCGCAGACATGTTGGTCATCGACAGAATCGCCAAGACGGCGTTCCATGCTCGTGGCGTGGGCCGAGTGCAGGCGATCACCCGGCCGCTCGGTACACCGATCGAACACAGCTCGATACCGTTCCAGATCGGCCTGCAGGGCGCCGGCCAGATCCAGAACATGAAATACATGAAGGACCGCATGGCCGACATGCTGACCATGGCCGATCAAATGGGAACCTTGATCGGCACCATGGAACGTGTGTACGACATGATGCGCGAGCTCACCGACATCATGCACGACATGACCGGCCAGATGAAGGTCATGCAAGGCAAGATGCACGACATGCGCGACCTGATGGCCACTTTCGACGACTTCTTCAGGCCGATTCGCAACTACTTCTACTGGGAAAAGCATTGCGCCGATATCCCGATCTGCTGGGCAAGCCGGACGGTGTTCGATGCACTCGACGGCGTGGACGCGATGGTCGAAGACATGGACGGCATGCTGGTGAACATGGACAAGGTCGATGTCCTGATGCCGCGCATGCTCGCCGAGTTTCCTCCCATGATCGCGATCATGAAGTCCATGCACGGCACGCTGCTGACTATGCACAGCACCATGTCCGGGATCATGAATCAGATGGATGAGAGCACCAAGAACTCCACCCTGATCGGCAAGTACTTCGACCAAGCCAAGAACGACGACTCGTTCTATCTGCCACCCGAGGTGTTCGAGAACGCCGACTTCAAACGCGGGTTGAAGATGTTCTTGTCCCCCGACGGGAAGGCCGTCCGGATGACCGTCTCCCATCAAGGGAATCCGGCCTCTGTGGAGGGAATCGCGACCGTCGGCAATATCAAAGAGGCAGTGGCGGATTCGATCAAGGGCACCCCGCTGGAGAACGCGAAGGTCTACTTGGGAGGAACCGCCGCCGCGAACAAGGACCTGCAGGAAGGAGCGAAGTACGACCTCATCCTCGCGGGCATCGCGTCACTGTGCCTGATCTTCATCATCATGCTGCTGGTCACCGGCAGCGTGGTCGCGGCTCTCGTCATTGTCGGCACGGTGGCGGTGTCACTGGGCGCATCCATCGGGGTGTCGGTGCTGATTTGGCAGGACCTGTTGGGCATGGACTTGCATTGGTTCGTGGTGCCGTTGTCGGTCATCATCCTTTTGGCCGTGGGCTCGGACTACAACCTGCTGCTCATCGCACGTTTCAAGGAGGAGCTGCATGGCGGGCTCAAGACCGGATTCATCCGGGCCATGGGTGGCAGTGGCAAGGTGGTGACCAACGCGGGCCTCGTGTTCGCATTCACCATGTGCGCCATGGTGGTCAGTGATCTGCGCATCGTGGGGCAGCTCGGCACGACGATCGGCCTCGGGCTGCTCTTCGACACACTGATCGTGCGGTCCTTCATGACCCCGGCCATCGCTGCATTGCTTGGCCGCTGGTTCTGGTGGCCGCTCAACCTCCGCAAATACACCACTGCGCGGACAACATGACGAAAAACACTGCGATTCAACGACAAAGAACACCCGGGCGACTGAACAGGTCGTTGGACCTCGCGATCCTGGAGGCGGCATTCATCGTGCTCGCCGAGCAGGGCTACGACGCGATGAGCATGGATGTGATCGCCGCTCGTGCCGGTGTGGGCAAGGCAGCCATCTACCGGCGTTGGTCTTCGAAGGCCGCACTCACCGCGGATGCGATCCTGCACGGGCGCCCATCACTCGGGAAGCTCGACGATGTTCCGGACACCGGGAGCTTGCGCGGCGACTTGCATGCTCTTTACGAGGCAAGGGATTTCGGTGACAACGACATCCTCACTGGCAACCTGCTGGCGGGGATCATCGCGGAGGCCGTCAACGACTCCACACTGGCGGCGGCGTTGGATGACCTGCTCCTGTCACAAACCCGGAAGCGGATGGAAGTCGTGTTCGCCCGCGCCATCCAGCGGGGCGAGATAGCCCGCGACCGCGACCTGTCGCTGGTCTACGACATACCGCTGGGCCTCAGCCTCACTGCCGCCCTCAAAAGAACGGTTATCGACGAGACGTACATGCGCCGCATGGTCGACGAGGTGATTCTGCCCCTGGTTCAGAGGCCCGTCAGTCCGTCAGGGCACTGCGGGAGCTGAATCCACCGACTGCTGCCGGTGTTGTGTCGACGAGAGCGAAGGTCGTCCGTCGAGTTCGTGGCCGATAAGGCGCGAGCTGTTGGTGACGACCGCGACCGAAGACGCGTTGTGCAGTATTGCCGCGAGAACCGGCGAGAGCGCACCTCCGGCGCCCACCACCAGCCCGATCGCATTGACCGCGATCGACATCGCGTAATTCTGTCGAATAACGGTCACGGCCCGGCCGCCCAGGCCCCGCACATCGAGCAGCTTACGCAGGTCATCACTGGACAGCGCCACGTCAGCTGTTTCCACCGCCACATCAGTTCCGTTGATTCCCATGGCAATTCCAATGTCTGCCGCCGCCAGCGCGGGCGCGTCATTGACGCCGTCACCGACCATCGCGACAACATGCCCTTCACTGCGCAGTTGACTCACGGTCTGGAGCTTGTCCTCGGGCAACACCTCGGCCTGCCACTCTTCGATTCCCAACTCCTCTGCCACGGCCCGTGCTGTCTCCGTGTGATCGCCGGTGAGCATGACCACCCGCTTGACACCCGATGACCGCAGTGCCGCCAGCACCTCGGCGGCCTCCGGGCGGATCTCGTCGCGCAGACTGATGAGTCCGACGAGTACGCCGTCCACTGCCAGTAGAAGCGGAGTCTCAGCGCGGCGCCGCAGCTTGGCCACCCACTCGTCGGCCTCCGGGGTCACCCGGACGCTCTCCTTGCTCAGCAGTGCCGGGCTGCCCAACAGCAGGGTGCGCCCGTCGGCACGAGTCCGCATCCCGAGGCCGACCAACACCTCACACTCCTCGTGCGGCGGGATGGCGATGTGGCGTTCCTCGGTTGAGCGGATGACCGCCTCCCCCAAGGGATGACGGGCGTGGATCTCGGAGCTCGCCGCGTACGCGAGCACTTGTTCCGGTTCCCAACCCTCTTTGAAGGCGACGATATTCGTGACCACCGGCCGTCCGATGGTCAACGTTCCGGTCTTGTCGAACACGAACGCGTCCACTCGGCCGGCCAATTCCAGATGCGAACCGCCCTTGACCAGGATTCCCCTGCGGGCCCCGTTACCGATGGCCGCGCTGATGGCAGTAGGGGTAGACAAGCCCACCGCACAGGGGCAGGCCACCAAAAGCATTGTCATCGCACGCCGCACATCCCGCGTCACCACGAGGGTGCCGAGCGACAGTAGGAACGAGGCCGGAACGAATCGTCGTGAGAAGTTCTCGCCGACAGTCTGAATCGGGGCGCGGTCACGCTGCGCCTGCTCCACCCGGGTGATGATCCGGCCGATGATCGTCTGCCCACCAACGGCCGCGGCACGCACGACGATGCGGCCGCGCATGACGACCGAACCCGCGTGTACCTGTCCCCCGGCCACGACGCTGACCGGCAGGGTTTCGCCCGTGATCGCCGACTGGTCGACGATGGCGTCACCGTCCATTATCTCGCCGTCGACGGGAATGGCCACCTGCTCGTGCACGACCACCTCGTCGCCGATCACCAGCGATGCCGTGGCGACCTGAACCTCGGTGCCATCGCGCAGACGGACCCATGAGGTGTCCTGGCTGCCCGACAGCAGATCGGCAATAGCGCGCCGGGTGCGACGGAGCGTGAGGTCCTGCAGATACTCGCCGATGTTGAGCAGCCACAACACGGTCAGTGCAACCACATTCTCGCGCAGCACCAGGCTGGCCACGGTGGCCGCCGACACCAACAGATCCGTGCCGGCCGATCTGCCGCTGCGTAGTGCGGCAAGTGCACCCCGCAGGAACGGGTAGCCACTGAAAATCGTTACTGCCGTTGCCAATACCCGACCTGTGGGCCCCAGCAGCGGCGGCCGACGCAGCGGATACCGGCGCACTCCCAGCACCACCAGGGCCGCACCGCCCACCGCCATGCGCAGCACGTCGCCGTTGCGCACATCGGATGAATGCGGTTCTCGGGTCAACGATTCCGGTAACGGGGCATCGAGGGCGCCGGCCAGTGCGGCGAGGATATCGTCGGCCGAGCCGCTGGCCTTCGAGTACCACACCACCACCGCGGCCGTGCGCGGGTATGCATGTACCGCACGGACTCCCTGCACATGCTGCAGCGTGTCCTCGATCAGCACGGCCCGCCGCACATCGCCGCTGAACTCACTCGCGACAGCACGTAAACGTCCGGCCGCGTCAGATACGACAGTGACCATGTGCGGCTCAGTGCTCGTGATCGTGACCGGCTTCTCCCACCACGGGCGGCGGGGC is a window from the Mycobacteroides salmoniphilum genome containing:
- a CDS encoding RND family transporter, which encodes MRHSGGDRAARPPRIARAIRALSIPIILFWLGIAIILNVVTPSLDEVGKAHSVSMSPKDAPSMIAMMHTGKVFGEFDSDSSVMIVLEGKQDLADEAHRFYDEIIKKLKADPTHVQHISDYWGDPLTASGAQSADGKSAYVQVNLAGDQGTTLANESVDAVRKIIAETPGPDGVQAYVTGGTAASADTGTAGNKSMQKTTLIAVGVVVVMLLFVYRSVITMFLALVVVGVELMAGQGVVATLGNLNVIGLSTYAVSMVTMLGIAAGTDYVIFLLGRYHEARQSGEDREEAFYTAYSGVSHVILGSGLTIVGATLCLSLTRLPLFRSMGVPCALVIFVIVAAALTLAPAVLAIGSRFGLFEPKRKHDERSWRRIGAAVVRWPGPILIVTIGIALIGLLTLPGYTPGYDDRQYMPDNVPSKVGYAAAERHFSPARMNPEMLMIEADHDMRNPADMLVIDRIAKTAFHARGVGRVQAITRPLGTPIEHSSIPFQIGLQGAGQIQNMKYMKDRMADMLTMADQMGTLIGTMERVYDMMRELTDIMHDMTGQMKVMQGKMHDMRDLMATFDDFFRPIRNYFYWEKHCADIPICWASRTVFDALDGVDAMVEDMDGMLVNMDKVDVLMPRMLAEFPPMIAIMKSMHGTLLTMHSTMSGIMNQMDESTKNSTLIGKYFDQAKNDDSFYLPPEVFENADFKRGLKMFLSPDGKAVRMTVSHQGNPASVEGIATVGNIKEAVADSIKGTPLENAKVYLGGTAAANKDLQEGAKYDLILAGIASLCLIFIIMLLVTGSVVAALVIVGTVAVSLGASIGVSVLIWQDLLGMDLHWFVVPLSVIILLAVGSDYNLLLIARFKEELHGGLKTGFIRAMGGSGKVVTNAGLVFAFTMCAMVVSDLRIVGQLGTTIGLGLLFDTLIVRSFMTPAIAALLGRWFWWPLNLRKYTTARTT
- a CDS encoding TetR/AcrR family transcriptional regulator, whose amino-acid sequence is MTKNTAIQRQRTPGRLNRSLDLAILEAAFIVLAEQGYDAMSMDVIAARAGVGKAAIYRRWSSKAALTADAILHGRPSLGKLDDVPDTGSLRGDLHALYEARDFGDNDILTGNLLAGIIAEAVNDSTLAAALDDLLLSQTRKRMEVVFARAIQRGEIARDRDLSLVYDIPLGLSLTAALKRTVIDETYMRRMVDEVILPLVQRPVSPSGHCGS
- a CDS encoding heavy metal translocating P-type ATPase, yielding MVTVVSDAAGRLRAVASEFSGDVRRAVLIEDTLQHVQGVRAVHAYPRTAAVVVWYSKASGSADDILAALAGALDAPLPESLTREPHSSDVRNGDVLRMAVGGAALVVLGVRRYPLRRPPLLGPTGRVLATAVTIFSGYPFLRGALAALRSGRSAGTDLLVSAATVASLVLRENVVALTVLWLLNIGEYLQDLTLRRTRRAIADLLSGSQDTSWVRLRDGTEVQVATASLVIGDEVVVHEQVAIPVDGEIMDGDAIVDQSAITGETLPVSVVAGGQVHAGSVVMRGRIVVRAAAVGGQTIIGRIITRVEQAQRDRAPIQTVGENFSRRFVPASFLLSLGTLVVTRDVRRAMTMLLVACPCAVGLSTPTAISAAIGNGARRGILVKGGSHLELAGRVDAFVFDKTGTLTIGRPVVTNIVAFKEGWEPEQVLAYAASSEIHARHPLGEAVIRSTEERHIAIPPHEECEVLVGLGMRTRADGRTLLLGSPALLSKESVRVTPEADEWVAKLRRRAETPLLLAVDGVLVGLISLRDEIRPEAAEVLAALRSSGVKRVVMLTGDHTETARAVAEELGIEEWQAEVLPEDKLQTVSQLRSEGHVVAMVGDGVNDAPALAAADIGIAMGINGTDVAVETADVALSSDDLRKLLDVRGLGGRAVTVIRQNYAMSIAVNAIGLVVGAGGALSPVLAAILHNASSVAVVTNSSRLIGHELDGRPSLSSTQHRQQSVDSAPAVP